CATTCCACTCACTGGGAAGAACACAACTGATTGCAGCCTACATGTAACACAAACAGCAACATATTCCTTAAATGAAGCAGGGCATATACATATATTTTAAGAATATTTTGAGAATGTGATAATTTAAATCCAATCAGAGAAAAAGATCAGATAAAATTTATAGACAATGAATTGATTAAAGATATTGAATACCTGAATCAAGATCTCGGTGTCGGCAGAAGGAGAAGGACAGACGATCTCAACGTTGTTACCGACATTGAGACCGCCTCGATAAAGAGGAGGTGGTATGAGCCGTAAGAGACGTCCTGTTTAGACCTTTCAAGCATTTCTTTAGCACTCTCCTCGTCATTAatccaccattggagctccgTTGCAGAATCCATCCGTTTCTATGGTCGGAGCATTCAATTGgggtttctatttcagtttcaggTGCGGTGGGGCTGGCGGTTTTATTTGAATACCTCATTTTATATGGAACTGGATTTCCTAAAATGTTCTTAACAGGCACTAGTTCCACACACGTGTGGAAtcctatttaacaaaaatcgctaccaaaataaaattcttaattTCTGGCTAAAAAATTGTAAAGATTCTAATTTCATCCATAGtgcattaaataatttaattcaAATATATAAtgtaaatttaaactttttgaACTGAAATATTTGGGTTCAGAATTGTTCAAAAAATAATTTGGAGATCATATAAagagtgcatttttttttttcaaaatttcttctcaaattttgtccaattatTCGTGAATTTTAAAATTATGCTTAACAAGATAACCTATTCACATGTAATTCCAGACTAAATGGAGTTGGCTACgttgtaaaataaaatataaataatctAAGACCACCTACAGGGTTCACGAACTACTAGAGGGTGCAACGGTATGGACATATGGAAGTAATTACCTTACAGAGGGATTCGGCTCATCTGCGGCCTAGGATTGAGTGGTCATCGTGTTGCACTCAACTCATAGACCACCACATGGATTTCATGTCGATCGAATGGGTGGTAGGCGAGCTCCTCAATGGCCtgacattttttaaattttgagcAGCCATCATACTGTGCTCGACTCACAGGATGCAGCATGAGTTGAACACAACATAATGGCAGCTCAACCCCAAGCCACAGACGACCTCAATCCCTTATAGAAGAGGGAGGGTATGTGATTTAAGATTCTTTCAGTTTTGTCTGCTacttcaatttcattttttgtgcAATTCTTACTTTCAAGTTATTAAAAAAATGTTATACTCTACTTTTCCCTTATTAGTGGTTAGATATGTAACCAACCTTAAACTTGGATTCAAATTGTGTCTCCAATGATGATTCCAATTTATTTTCTCAGGCTTTGAGGACCCCTTGATGGTATGTTGCAGCAATGGCGACCTTCCAATAAATTACAATGTTTTAAAAGTGCTAAATTTTCTATTTCACGGAGTTCAAAATGATGATTTTGTATCCCATTCTAGTAATGTGTACTCGCAAAAGTTGAAACTAGTGTCTTTGCTTCTTTAAATGCAGGAGCTTCAGAATGAGTGTTCTAAAAAAATCTATGCATAGCTATTAGTTCCAAAAAGGAGGAAGTAACAGCCATTTTGAAACATTTTGAAGGATTGAAAATAATTTCTAATCCACCTGCGAATTTCATCCCTTGGCATGTTCTTAATGTCATGCGAGTACAAAACACATTGTGTGTCATTGGTAGTCACTACTCACTAAATTATCTATTGACTTCACTACCCATTTTAATCCTACTTTGCTAGCAAGTTAAGTGTTATACCACCAACTCCGAAAACCTTGAAGCCTCTTAATTTTATGGAAGCTTTTAAAGGGGACCAGAGACCTACAGAAATATGTACCGAAAATGTTATGTTAGTTGACCATGATGAGTCCATCATAGCATCTTTAAGACAAATCACAGTTCTGTTGGTTGGTTGGTGACTCTTCTACTCGACTAGAAGGAAACAATTCTTGGCTTTCATGATGAACGCCCTAATTGATTGGGACCAAAATCCTGCAATAGACAGCTCAAGTGATGGGTTACAAGAACAGAAATGCAAAATGCAAAATGCACAAGTTCTCACTAGATCCCATGATTTAACACAAAAACAGAGAGATGAGGTCCCCTTACCAGTTGCATCTGGTAATGGGAAGAGTTCAAGTATGAAGCATCCGAGAAAGAGAGTGTTTGGTATGCTAGGACTAACAAAGCTTCAACGGTCAGACCCATGAGAAAAAGCTGCAATACAGTTTAGTCCAGCAAATTTGAAATAGTCAAGCAATCTAAAATATATTGACTTCTTCTCGGCTGTGAATTATTAAGAGCCTCTTGCTTCTACACTTTATGATTTCTTACCACCCCTACACTGAATTCAAGCAAACACCAAGCATTACAATCAACATATTGCTATCATTACCTTCCTAAAGCCATCAGACCActaactaaaaaagaaaggtgcAAGGGGAAAAATGCCTTTATGTTGTATCTATATGAAGCATTggttgggtgggtgggtgggttttggagaaggggggggggaagggggggaagggggggggtgCGGAAAATTGTCAAATCTTAGGTAAAACAAAGTCTTCTTCGGCCTCAATGGACGGAAGTCCTCTATCTCCCATCTCTCGTAGAGCAGCAGCTGTTGAGTCACTAATGCTCAGCAGATACTGTAAACGGGAGAGCTTCTCTGGTGCTGGATCACTCTTCATATAGATGGTGAAAAGGTCAGAAAGCTCCTCAGGCACCTCCCACGACAGCGGCTCAGCAGGCACAGCTTTGTCACATGCTAACATGTCATTAAGAGAGGAAACCTGAATGAACAAAATCAGACTAAGCATGCATGTAGTTGGGTAAGAGCAAAACTCACTAAAAGCTACCAATGTCATCTAATTAGCAACAAGCTACTTAGTTCATACCGCTCCTTTATGGTTCCTCTGCCGTAAGAGTGCCACAGCCTGAATTAATGAGTTGGACAGCCTTGTCCGAGCAAGCTCATGAACAACACCTTTCGCCTTCTCAGCATTTATCCTAAGATCTATTGGAATCTTCTCATATACTTCCTCCTCACCAAACTCCCCAGTACCTGATGAGAAAATCTCATCAACAGTTTTCTTAAAGAGGTTCTCTCGTAAGCTTTCCGAGATCATATTGTCCAATTCCACATTAGCTTCCTTCAGTTCCCGGATTTGCTTTATATTGAGTCTTCCCTGACTGATAGCAGTTTCGATTGCAGCCGCCATCTTTGTTGTTGTTATACTCTTGGTAACTTTTTGTGCATACTCTGCTGGCAAACCTACCTGCTTCTGCACTTCATTAAGCTGCTCAATCCTGGCCTTGGTAAGCTGCCCATCAGCTAAAATTACTTCTGCTTGTTGCCTGAAAGCCTGCTCAGCAAGACTCCTATGAACTTCCACAATCTCCTTACCAGACAACCCTAGTATCCCACCCAGTTGATTTAGTAGCAGATACTCTGAATTGTCCTTCTTTGTGGTGATTTGGGCCCCAAATGGAATATTAGTGACCTCTCCAGTGATGCAGAAAAGCAAGTATGTCTTGTAAAGGTCCACCCTATCCCTTTCTGATAGGTCATCCTTCAGAGTTATCTCTGTTTGACCAGGCTTCCCTAGCTTTACTTCAAGCTCCTTGCTGGGTCTTGTTTTCCTCAGAGTCTGAAGGGActcccattcctcttcttcatctactTGTTTCTCCTCCTCCTTAACTGGCTCTTGTGATGCAGTATCAGTGGGTTCTCCCTTGATATCTGCAATTAATTCAGTAACAACCAAGGTATTGAATGCTATCATCTTCTTTAGCTCTTTAGCGGACCCAGTACGGCTACCAGCTGCTCGTGATCGTTGTATGTAGTTCATAAAAATCTTGCGCACCTACATCGACATTGGGAGTATGGGAAAGCATATTAGAATTGGATACATAACATTCTTTTGATATTCATATACCATTTCAGGAAAGACTGAAAAGATGAAGCCTAATTACTGTCTTGCTACAGTCATCTAATCCAACAGATTCATGTGCTTAACGTCATAAATGTTTTAGTGATGGCACAGAACTTCTGTGAACCAAACCTCCAGAATTCACTTACTACATGATTCTGATTATGAGATATAACATATTGAGTTCAACAATTCAAGAAGGATAACCCAATTATTTGACATGTAGGGCATGTGACTCATGGCTCATGgataaaaaatacaataaacaaagagagaaatataaaaaaaatgtagagcAAGACTGATGATACTCACCGCCTTGCTAGCAATAGCCATGGCAGCTTCCCTTGTTAAGCGCAAGCCATGTGCAGCCTTCCTTACAGAGGCTCTGACATCAGGATCATATCCATCAACACCTGAAGCAACTGCATCCCTCACGACCTGAGAAGGACTTACATGTTAGTGTCAAACCCAACAAAAGAACTGCTATCACCAAACTGGATGGATTCCATCCAACTGACAATGATTTATGTCAGACAAACTGAAAATAAGCAGCATTCTTCATGCgcaaataaataaccaatttaACCCTGATGCTGAAATAAACAGAACCCAGGAGGAAGGCCAGAGACTAGCAGTGGCCCAACAGAATGATCAATTAGCTAGTCTATCAGAATTTTGTTATACCATAAAGGTACAAACACAgtattttcttttagataaaAGCATAAACACATTATTTACAACTTGCCAAAAAACCAATATGCTCAAATAACAATGAAAACATGGTATATGCCAATATGCCATACAAACCTAGGCAATAGGCCAAAAAAGGTAGCATGTAGACCCAAGAAGAGATCACAACTCCCAAGGCCTTATGAAAGATAATTACTCTTGTGGAAATGCAAGTATTTTTAGGGTCTCATTTTCCTatgctaggttccaagagacAGAAATTTCctgttttagtttgatattggaTCCAACAGAAAGGTCACCCAGATATTTATTTAATGATCCGAGATCTTGCAATCCTTTGTGAATAGGGTGAGTTCCATCCAAAAACTAACTATTAATTGGTCTTTACccattagatttttttttgtgggggcttggggggggggggggagttcaCAATTTGCAATGGAATTAGTGTCTTCAGAACTTCACTAAATTGGAGGTAATTAGGTTTGTTTAAGAACAGTTCTTGTAAATTCCTCCATACGGAGGTGTAGTGCATATTTGAGAATCAGTTTATAATTAAGTTCTTTCTGTGAGAATTGCAATTGCAATCCCAATTCCTAAAGCCAGTACGATGACCTGAAGTTtcatttaaaaggaaaaaaaacaatagatGATTATAATAGTTTACCTTTTCAAACAGGCTGCCACAAATATCAGCATGTGCTGCTTCCACAGTCGATTGAGGAATGCAGAGCATAACTCGTAAACGCAACAACATAGCAACATCCTCCTCACTCAATTCTCCATCAGCAACAGATTGCTGAAGTTTTTGTCGATAAATTTCTgagatgaaatgaaaaaaaaaaatcatattcttTTTTAACAAGGAAAATGGATTTTGGTACTAAGAAATATCAGGACACGGTAATAACCGGCCAATGCCACATGGTACTTCTCCTTTCCTACAACAATAGCCCTATGCATTAAATTTATAATTGTTCCAATTACAAAGGAAAATATTTTGCAAAATCACTCGACATAAACAACAGAATATCTCAAAGCACACTATGCAACTTTTATTAAACACAAGTTAAAATTTAAAAGCTAAATAAAATCTCATGCCCATGAAGGAAAGTGATCATACAGATAAAGTAAATAGGATTTCCAATAGTTAACTTGAGATATTACagttctgaaaaataaaataccgTTATGGATCTCACTGGCCTTCTGTGGATCAAAGTGCAATTCATCACAGAGGTTCTGAAGGAAGGCCGCTTTGCTATCCGCAGCCTCTAAATCACCACTAGAAACAGACTGTGCAAGACGTCTACGATAGATTTTTGAGGTAACTTCCACCATAATCGCTTCAGCCTCACGTTTGCCTAGACCAAATATGTTCTTCAAATGGTTCAAAGACACAAGCTACATAAAACAGTAAAGGGACGAAAAGGATGGTTAAGCTCCATATCAAAAAAAGGTTATGATATATTTAAAGAACACAGATTCTCAGGATATGATTTGAGCCAATCAAATACTAACAAGAAAAGGCACATCTACGAATCACCTAATTGTGTTTGGTCCACTGCTTGGTTTTCCTGCTGACCAGATTCTATGATGAAACTTGAAAGTAAGGGATCACTCTACTAAGTTACTCataccatagttatcaaggcgtcgcatggcgtccaggcaccttggtcACCTTGGACGCCTGGGCGAGCACCTTGCCGCCATGTCGGTGTCATCTTGGTTTTTggccctctaaaacgccatggtcaccttcccaccttgataactatgattcaTACTGTTGAATCTCTTTGCAGAAGGGTGTTGGGAAATTACATGCATTATC
The nucleotide sequence above comes from Telopea speciosissima isolate NSW1024214 ecotype Mountain lineage chromosome 3, Tspe_v1, whole genome shotgun sequence. Encoded proteins:
- the LOC122653678 gene encoding protein TIC110, chloroplastic, translated to MNHTLLLPSPSSSSPSRSLLLSPSQFINPILFTKNPRNSLTRRHRHRISVTRSSAEDATQQRTPVNSEIFGGKKELTGIQLLAGGLPPPVRLASSVIIVAGALAAGYGLGYRIGGSRNTGLGGAVALGAAGGAAVYALNSCLPEVAAVNLHNFVLSSDDPGALEREDVEGIAKKYGVSKQDEAFNAELCELYSRFVSSVLPPGSENLEGNEVETIMKFKNALGIDDPDAAAVHMEIGRRIFRQRLETGDRDDDIEQRRAFQKLIYVSTLVFGEASTFLLPWKRVFKVTDSQVEVAVRDSALRLYALKLNSVGRDIDDHQLVSLREAHRQYRLSEELAADMFREHTRKLVEENISKALDILKSRTRAVRGTTEVVEVLDEVLAFNNLLMSLNKHPDAERFAPGVGPVSLIGGEYDGDRKMDDLKLLYRAYVVESLSSGRLEENKLVSLNHLKNIFGLGKREAEAIMVEVTSKIYRRRLAQSVSSGDLEAADSKAAFLQNLCDELHFDPQKASEIHNEIYRQKLQQSVADGELSEEDVAMLLRLRVMLCIPQSTVEAAHADICGSLFEKVVRDAVASGVDGYDPDVRASVRKAAHGLRLTREAAMAIASKAVRKIFMNYIQRSRAAGSRTGSAKELKKMIAFNTLVVTELIADIKGEPTDTASQEPVKEEEKQVDEEEEWESLQTLRKTRPSKELEVKLGKPGQTEITLKDDLSERDRVDLYKTYLLFCITGEVTNIPFGAQITTKKDNSEYLLLNQLGGILGLSGKEIVEVHRSLAEQAFRQQAEVILADGQLTKARIEQLNEVQKQVGLPAEYAQKVTKSITTTKMAAAIETAISQGRLNIKQIRELKEANVELDNMISESLRENLFKKTVDEIFSSGTGEFGEEEVYEKIPIDLRINAEKAKGVVHELARTRLSNSLIQAVALLRQRNHKGAVSSLNDMLACDKAVPAEPLSWEVPEELSDLFTIYMKSDPAPEKLSRLQYLLSISDSTAAALREMGDRGLPSIEAEEDFVLPKI